A part of Desulfovibrio sp. genomic DNA contains:
- a CDS encoding GAK system ATP-grasp enzyme produces the protein MKKIGVVGISDGWSSEILADACKKLTGFRLLIDMDKAVLDLDRGTVFFAGQDLLELDALIIKKIAPQYSPGVLDRLEMLRFLELKGLPIFSRPSSIIRLINRLSCTVTLHAGGLPMPATVITEDAEEALAAVERFGRTVFKPLYSTKARGMEVIAAGEGAWERINAFQAAGNNVMYLQKMLPPLEKDLGVTFLGGEYLATYARKSGGSSWNTTTNAGGKYVPCDPSPEIIALAKKAQALFDMAFTCVDVAETSQGPIIFEVSAFGGFRGLLDACGIDAADAYARHVLESIS, from the coding sequence ATGAAAAAGATTGGTGTGGTCGGAATCTCGGATGGCTGGTCTTCCGAGATACTGGCGGACGCGTGCAAAAAACTGACGGGTTTTCGTCTGCTCATCGACATGGACAAGGCGGTTCTCGACCTCGACCGTGGAACCGTTTTTTTTGCCGGGCAGGACCTTCTTGAACTCGATGCGCTCATAATAAAAAAGATCGCTCCGCAGTATTCTCCGGGCGTCTTGGACCGTCTTGAGATGCTCCGCTTCCTGGAACTCAAAGGCCTGCCCATTTTCTCCCGGCCTTCCTCCATCATACGGCTCATTAACCGGCTGAGCTGCACCGTGACCTTGCACGCGGGCGGATTGCCCATGCCCGCCACGGTCATTACCGAGGACGCCGAGGAGGCCTTGGCCGCAGTTGAACGGTTCGGGCGGACCGTGTTCAAACCCTTGTACTCCACCAAGGCCAGGGGAATGGAAGTAATCGCGGCTGGGGAGGGGGCCTGGGAGCGCATTAATGCCTTTCAGGCTGCGGGAAACAACGTGATGTATCTGCAGAAGATGCTGCCGCCCCTGGAAAAGGATTTGGGAGTCACCTTCCTTGGCGGAGAATACCTGGCCACCTATGCCCGCAAGTCTGGCGGCTCAAGCTGGAACACCACTACCAATGCGGGCGGCAAGTATGTTCCCTGCGATCCATCGCCAGAGATCATAGCCTTGGCAAAAAAGGCCCAGGCCCTTTTCGATATGGCCTTTACCTGCGTGGACGTGGCTGAGACGAGCCAGGGGCCAATTATCTTTGAAGTGTCTGCGTTTGGAGGCTTCCGTGGCCTGTTGGACGCCTGCGGCATTGACGCGGCGGATGCTTACGCCCGCCATGTTCTGGAGAGCATTTCATGA
- a CDS encoding GAK system CofD-like protein, with protein MPTVTISHTVSLPDKVKIARYLKTPELGPKVLFFSGGTALRDLSRELVNYTHNSVHLLTPFDSGGSSAKLRQAFHMLAVGDLRYRLMALADRSLRGNHQIYDLFAHRLPKDLEQEELRTILDGMIKGRDPLVAAVPDPMRKIIRSHLKFFRKTMKGTDFDLRGASIGNLILAGGFFNYNRQIDPVIYMFTMLVKARGTVRPIINKDLTLVTELADGTLLAGQHLLTGKETNPIEQPVKRVYLCEGRDDLSPVEVELRRKVKELIRSSELICYPIGSFYSSIVANLLPKGVGDAIAKAQCPKVFVPNPVGDPEQYGLSLSQSVLRLLEYLHASCTKPRPTESLLNFVLLDKGMNYQAPLGIEQIESLGIKVVEAELSNPANPPFFDERALIEHILSFV; from the coding sequence GTGCCCACGGTTACCATTTCCCACACGGTCTCGCTGCCTGACAAGGTAAAGATCGCCCGGTATCTGAAAACCCCTGAGCTTGGCCCGAAGGTACTTTTTTTCAGTGGCGGCACTGCCTTGAGGGACCTGTCCCGGGAATTGGTCAACTATACGCACAACTCCGTGCATCTGCTCACCCCCTTTGATTCAGGGGGGTCTTCGGCAAAGCTGCGCCAGGCGTTTCACATGCTGGCCGTGGGCGACCTGCGCTATCGGCTCATGGCCCTGGCAGACCGGTCCCTGCGGGGGAACCACCAGATTTACGACCTTTTCGCGCATCGCCTGCCCAAGGATCTGGAACAGGAAGAACTGAGGACCATTCTCGATGGCATGATCAAAGGCCGCGATCCGCTGGTGGCCGCTGTGCCCGATCCCATGCGCAAGATTATCCGCTCCCACCTCAAATTTTTCCGAAAAACCATGAAGGGAACGGATTTCGACCTGCGTGGGGCCAGCATAGGCAACCTCATCCTGGCTGGGGGATTCTTCAACTACAACCGCCAGATAGACCCGGTGATCTACATGTTCACCATGCTGGTGAAGGCCCGAGGTACGGTTAGGCCCATAATAAACAAGGATCTGACCCTGGTGACCGAACTGGCTGACGGGACCCTCTTGGCGGGACAGCACCTGCTCACGGGAAAAGAAACCAACCCCATTGAGCAGCCGGTAAAGCGCGTCTACTTGTGCGAGGGCCGGGACGACCTGAGCCCGGTGGAGGTCGAGCTGCGCAGAAAGGTGAAAGAGCTTATCCGCTCGTCGGAACTGATCTGCTATCCCATAGGCAGCTTCTACTCGAGCATTGTGGCGAATCTCCTCCCCAAGGGGGTGGGTGACGCCATAGCCAAAGCCCAGTGCCCCAAGGTGTTCGTGCCAAATCCCGTGGGCGACCCGGAACAATACGGACTGTCCTTGAGCCAGAGCGTGCTTCGCCTGTTGGAATATCTCCACGCCAGTTGCACCAAGCCTCGGCCCACCGAGTCGCTTCTGAACTTCGTGCTTCTGGACAAGGGGATGAATTATCAGGCCCCGCTTGGAATCGAACAGATCGAATCTCTTGGAATCAAGGTGGTCGAGGCTGAATTGTCGAACCCGGCCAACCCCCCGTTTTTTGACGAGCGGGCGCTTATTGAGCACATCCTCTCTTTCGTTTAG
- a CDS encoding GAK system XXXCH domain-containing protein: MSMSNKHKCERMLDKSAVAGWLRDLATDFDRGELAGEAGAVSLEGFKGLKLSIKPAFDGKILVKLSVKFPKATTGAQTEDDDDESDALPKYSSLKKHMKQTFKAIGAALAAGQLPPALEAQSFIADSKLMVSYPGKGDEFYKAYLEKTNAFEAALAISDLETLKAVHSELAQLKRDCHSRYA; this comes from the coding sequence ATGAGCATGAGCAACAAGCATAAATGTGAAAGGATGCTCGATAAAAGCGCGGTCGCTGGATGGCTGCGAGACCTGGCAACGGATTTTGATCGTGGCGAACTGGCCGGGGAAGCCGGAGCTGTCAGTCTGGAAGGATTCAAGGGGCTGAAGCTGTCCATCAAGCCTGCGTTCGACGGCAAGATCCTGGTGAAACTTTCGGTGAAGTTCCCGAAGGCAACGACTGGAGCCCAAACCGAGGATGATGACGACGAATCGGACGCCCTTCCAAAATATTCGTCGCTCAAAAAACACATGAAGCAAACCTTCAAGGCCATCGGCGCGGCTCTGGCCGCGGGACAATTGCCCCCGGCTCTTGAGGCCCAGAGTTTCATCGCCGACTCCAAACTCATGGTCAGCTACCCTGGGAAGGGTGATGAGTTCTACAAAGCCTATTTGGAAAAAACCAACGCCTTCGAGGCGGCCTTGGCAATCTCCGATCTGGAGACTTTAAAGGCCGTTCACAGCGAGCTGGCGCAACTCAAACGGGATTGCCATTCCCGTTACGCGTAG
- a CDS encoding HprK-related kinase B: protein MSLLTVRELAAPFVAQYPCTHLLKLGFGSYGVDVLSNDERLVAWLADYFRDFLRSSGTAHCEVMAIECAPQDLPLTYSAKEPEPGKSKVKEEWAELAHGRVVRKRLTGMLFIFGGGQNVALGPCLENPNQVVNFINNRFIEHKLNQGCLLGHAAGVSFRGEGMALAGFSGMGKSTLALHMMNLGLNFVSNDRVMIGRDNGCLTMYGVAKMPRVNPGTVLNNPSLASVMPKQERRAFRNMPPEELWSLEHKYDAFIDECFGPGRFELEVRMKGLAILNWKREGGEPRVAPVDLASRRDLLPAFMKSAGLFFDAGHDMPLPDFSEEAYLDELKGCSVFEVTGGTDFLLAASMLTKLLKG from the coding sequence ATGAGCCTGCTGACAGTACGGGAGCTTGCAGCCCCCTTTGTGGCCCAATATCCGTGCACCCACCTTCTCAAGCTTGGCTTCGGCAGCTACGGCGTGGATGTTCTTTCCAATGATGAACGGCTCGTTGCCTGGCTCGCCGACTACTTCAGGGATTTCCTTCGAAGCTCAGGGACCGCCCATTGCGAAGTGATGGCCATCGAATGCGCGCCGCAGGATTTACCCCTGACCTATTCGGCGAAGGAGCCGGAGCCTGGCAAGAGCAAGGTCAAGGAAGAGTGGGCGGAACTCGCTCATGGCCGCGTGGTGCGCAAGCGGCTCACCGGGATGCTCTTCATCTTCGGGGGTGGCCAGAATGTGGCTCTTGGCCCTTGCCTGGAGAACCCCAATCAGGTTGTCAACTTCATCAACAACCGGTTCATCGAACACAAGTTGAACCAGGGGTGCCTGCTGGGCCATGCGGCCGGGGTGTCATTCAGGGGGGAAGGGATGGCCCTTGCCGGATTCTCGGGCATGGGTAAGTCCACCCTAGCCCTGCATATGATGAATCTGGGGCTTAATTTCGTCTCCAACGACAGGGTGATGATCGGCCGTGACAACGGGTGCCTCACCATGTACGGCGTTGCCAAAATGCCCAGGGTCAATCCCGGAACCGTGCTCAACAATCCGAGTCTGGCCTCGGTGATGCCCAAACAAGAGCGAAGAGCTTTCAGGAATATGCCCCCCGAGGAGTTGTGGAGCCTGGAACACAAGTATGACGCATTCATTGACGAGTGCTTCGGGCCAGGCCGCTTCGAATTGGAAGTGCGTATGAAGGGGTTGGCCATACTCAACTGGAAGCGCGAGGGGGGCGAACCACGAGTTGCTCCGGTAGACCTCGCCTCGCGCCGGGACTTGCTTCCGGCTTTCATGAAAAGCGCAGGTCTTTTTTTCGACGCGGGGCACGACATGCCCCTCCCGGATTTTTCCGAAGAGGCCTACCTTGATGAACTCAAGGGATGCTCGGTGTTCGAGGTAACCGGGGGGACTGATTTCCTGTTGGCGGCCTCCATGCTCACGAAACTTCTGAAAGGATGA
- a CDS encoding amphi-Trp domain-containing protein, producing the protein MDKADKRDKPAKEGKFSYESVQDVPTLVEYLKALTAGFEKGEIHFARKDLDMVLAPKGLIGFALEAKAKDGRMKLAMKFAWRESVDEAIKEDDMLVISSSGGGD; encoded by the coding sequence ATGGACAAGGCTGACAAGCGCGACAAACCGGCCAAGGAAGGCAAGTTCTCCTACGAGTCGGTGCAGGACGTGCCGACCCTGGTGGAGTATCTCAAGGCACTGACCGCTGGTTTCGAAAAAGGGGAAATCCACTTCGCCCGAAAGGATTTGGATATGGTGCTGGCTCCCAAAGGCCTTATCGGCTTCGCCCTGGAGGCCAAGGCCAAGGATGGGCGCATGAAATTGGCCATGAAGTTCGCCTGGCGCGAAAGCGTCGACGAGGCCATCAAGGAAGACGACATGCTGGTGATATCCTCTTCCGGAGGCGGGGATTAG
- a CDS encoding phosphotransferase: MRLLEGVEENFRFMVLEVTKQVENTLKVLEKPDPAMVAKIESRDDYIDNLKSVIENKCFSRIHTGFGGDKRAIDLARAVNIITSNLERLADHAVNIVMQSQYLRDPHFIKRYDYKAFFTEIIKALRLVVKALYNQDVTLAFKICRAEVTLDALFKANFDIIMADLRKGESPENCITSHNIFRYLERMGDTILNIGEAIIFAAVGEKFKIHQYGALKETLTELGQEVPISDGEFHSIWGTRSGCRIGKVEKERQGGRSSGVLFKEGNADKLRREAENIRRWEAIMPGLPPRVQAFHVDADSASMLMEYLGGCTYQEVVLTGAPEIAANATFILEQIARQLWTQTRENKPVRAEYISQLRQRLDDVFRMHPSFRTQEMELAGERVPAFEALVEEIASLEAQFEAPFSVFIHGDFNINNIVYNHEEQRIHYIDLHRSKDSDFVQDVSVFLISNFRLPVLDSLLRTRLDRVMREFLAFAREFAAETGDTTFEVRLTLGLIRSFITSSRFEFNLRFAREMFMRGVYLMRKLMNHKQGGKPWQDFILPEDVLIY, encoded by the coding sequence ATGCGTCTTCTCGAAGGAGTCGAAGAGAATTTTCGCTTCATGGTCCTGGAAGTGACCAAGCAGGTGGAGAATACCCTCAAGGTGCTCGAGAAACCCGACCCGGCCATGGTGGCCAAGATTGAGAGCCGGGACGACTATATAGACAACTTGAAAAGCGTGATCGAGAATAAGTGTTTCTCGCGCATCCACACCGGTTTCGGCGGCGACAAGCGGGCCATAGACCTGGCCCGGGCGGTGAACATCATCACCTCCAACCTTGAGCGTCTGGCTGACCATGCCGTGAACATCGTGATGCAGTCGCAGTACCTGCGCGATCCGCATTTCATCAAACGCTACGACTACAAGGCGTTTTTCACCGAGATCATAAAGGCCCTGCGCCTGGTGGTGAAGGCGCTTTATAACCAGGACGTCACCCTGGCCTTCAAGATCTGCCGGGCGGAAGTGACTCTGGACGCCCTGTTCAAGGCCAACTTCGACATCATAATGGCCGATCTGCGCAAGGGGGAATCACCGGAGAACTGCATCACATCACACAATATCTTCCGCTACCTTGAGCGCATGGGCGACACCATCCTGAACATCGGCGAAGCCATCATCTTCGCGGCCGTGGGTGAGAAGTTCAAGATCCACCAATACGGGGCTCTCAAGGAAACTCTGACCGAGTTGGGACAAGAAGTCCCCATATCCGACGGCGAATTCCATTCCATCTGGGGGACCCGTTCAGGGTGCCGTATCGGGAAAGTTGAAAAAGAGCGCCAAGGGGGGAGATCCAGCGGCGTGCTCTTCAAGGAGGGCAACGCGGACAAGCTGCGCCGGGAGGCAGAGAATATCCGCCGCTGGGAGGCCATCATGCCGGGTCTGCCGCCGAGGGTGCAGGCCTTTCATGTGGACGCGGATTCGGCCAGCATGCTCATGGAATACCTGGGCGGGTGCACGTACCAGGAGGTGGTGCTCACCGGGGCGCCCGAAATCGCGGCCAACGCCACGTTCATCCTGGAACAGATTGCCCGGCAACTCTGGACCCAGACCCGCGAAAACAAGCCGGTCAGGGCTGAGTACATAAGCCAGCTTCGCCAGCGCCTCGACGACGTGTTCCGCATGCACCCGTCGTTTCGCACTCAGGAGATGGAGCTTGCCGGGGAGCGCGTCCCCGCATTCGAAGCGTTGGTGGAGGAGATCGCCAGTTTGGAGGCCCAGTTCGAAGCCCCCTTTTCGGTGTTCATCCACGGCGACTTCAACATCAACAACATCGTGTACAACCACGAAGAACAACGAATCCACTACATCGATCTGCATCGCTCCAAAGACAGCGATTTTGTTCAGGACGTGTCCGTGTTCCTCATTTCCAACTTCCGGTTGCCCGTGTTGGACAGCCTGTTACGCACCCGGCTGGACAGGGTCATGCGGGAGTTTCTTGCATTCGCCCGAGAATTCGCCGCAGAAACCGGTGACACAACCTTTGAAGTCCGCCTGACCCTGGGGCTGATCCGTTCTTTCATCACCTCCAGCCGGTTCGAGTTCAACCTCCGATTCGCCCGGGAGATGTTCATGCGCGGCGTATACCTTATGCGAAAGCTCATGAACCACAAGCAAGGTGGAAAACCCTGGCAGGACTTCATCCTGCCCGAGGATGTGCTCATCTATTGA
- a CDS encoding GGDEF domain-containing protein → MRKLAKRTPQIWLLGLAGQPAKRIRQATPEAFEVKRFDLRDIPSQSDYDRTEPIAVFVDVATWRTLRANMPAWIKMARKVLVAPESEALEHSEVLAQGFLSCLSPPFGKAKISAALEAAREAAGFYDDISRILSEAQRERDQLVQENGRLAFFQHILARGMSSLSIPSILSGMREDLGLAFPVSEVLGVFWGPSSESEIFLPEGLPAQAKASRTDYLLDLASRLRGAPSRSYRSHTIPGGDDSAPAEPGRALLVPLHHLDVPFGCLCVLIQRDLAKHEQETARQALLQLAPCVKNSLDYLLLKRRADRDGLTGLFNRRSFDARLDQELKRHMRHKEGFVLLMADLDHFKKVNDTFGHLAGDAALRHAANSLEAGLRSTDFLARYGGEEFGIILPHTGQTQGWMLAERLRRRIAATELRYGGQAIGVTVSIGLATFVPGQAATPAGLLSQADQALYAAKNAGRNRVSIATSREDQRDAAQGGEMLAG, encoded by the coding sequence ATGCGCAAGCTCGCCAAGCGTACCCCCCAGATATGGCTCCTGGGCTTGGCCGGACAGCCGGCCAAGCGTATCCGCCAGGCGACTCCCGAGGCTTTCGAGGTGAAGCGCTTCGACCTGCGGGACATACCTAGCCAAAGCGACTACGACCGGACCGAACCCATCGCGGTGTTCGTCGACGTGGCCACGTGGAGGACCCTGCGGGCAAACATGCCTGCCTGGATCAAGATGGCCCGCAAGGTTTTGGTCGCCCCCGAGAGCGAAGCGCTGGAGCATTCAGAGGTTTTGGCTCAAGGCTTCCTTTCTTGCCTCTCCCCTCCCTTTGGCAAAGCGAAAATTTCCGCTGCTTTGGAAGCTGCCCGCGAGGCCGCCGGGTTCTATGACGACATTTCAAGAATTCTCAGCGAAGCCCAGCGCGAAAGGGACCAGCTTGTGCAGGAGAACGGCCGGCTTGCATTTTTCCAGCACATTCTTGCCAGGGGCATGTCCAGCCTGAGCATTCCCTCCATACTGTCCGGCATGCGCGAGGATCTCGGACTCGCCTTCCCTGTTTCCGAAGTTCTTGGCGTTTTCTGGGGACCAAGCTCAGAGAGCGAGATATTTTTGCCCGAGGGACTGCCTGCCCAGGCCAAGGCCTCCCGGACCGACTATCTGCTGGATCTGGCCTCAAGGCTTCGTGGCGCTCCGTCCAGGTCCTATAGATCCCATACCATTCCCGGCGGAGACGATTCGGCTCCTGCCGAACCTGGGCGGGCCCTGCTCGTTCCCTTGCACCATCTGGATGTCCCTTTCGGCTGCTTATGCGTTCTTATTCAGCGGGATCTGGCAAAGCACGAACAGGAAACGGCCCGCCAGGCACTTCTCCAGCTTGCTCCTTGCGTCAAAAACTCCCTGGATTATCTTCTGCTGAAGCGCCGGGCCGACCGGGACGGCCTAACCGGGCTTTTCAACCGCCGGTCATTTGACGCCCGCCTGGATCAGGAACTCAAGCGCCATATGCGCCATAAGGAAGGCTTTGTCCTTCTCATGGCCGACCTGGACCATTTCAAAAAGGTGAACGACACCTTCGGGCACCTTGCCGGGGACGCGGCGCTCAGGCACGCGGCCAATTCCCTTGAGGCAGGGCTTCGCTCCACTGATTTTCTGGCCCGCTATGGGGGAGAGGAATTCGGGATAATCCTGCCGCACACCGGGCAGACCCAGGGGTGGATGCTGGCTGAACGGCTTCGCCGCCGGATAGCCGCAACCGAGCTTCGCTACGGCGGCCAGGCGATCGGGGTGACCGTGTCCATCGGCTTGGCCACGTTCGTTCCGGGCCAGGCAGCCACACCTGCCGGCCTGCTGTCCCAGGCGGACCAGGCCTTGTATGCGGCAAAGAACGCCGGGCGCAACCGGGTGAGCATCGCCACCAGCCGCGAGGACCAGCGCGACGCCGCACAAGGCGGCGAAATGCTGGCTGGCTAG